A window of Shewanella mesophila contains these coding sequences:
- a CDS encoding YaiI/YqxD family protein: MKIWVDADACPGVIKEMLFRAADRAEIEVTLVANHAMRIPPSRFINLVTVSSGFDVADDEIVKRLNGGDLVITADIPLASEVIDKGGFALNPRGELYTTQNIKSILNMRDFMDTMRASGVQTGGPAAIGQSEKQAFGNQLDRFITKHHKR; the protein is encoded by the coding sequence ATGAAGATTTGGGTAGATGCCGATGCATGTCCTGGGGTGATAAAAGAGATGTTATTTCGCGCAGCCGATCGCGCCGAAATTGAGGTCACGTTAGTCGCTAACCACGCAATGCGTATCCCACCGTCACGTTTCATCAATTTAGTGACAGTATCGTCAGGTTTCGATGTGGCCGATGATGAGATAGTTAAACGCCTCAATGGGGGAGATTTAGTGATAACAGCTGATATTCCGCTGGCATCAGAAGTGATAGATAAGGGAGGCTTTGCATTAAACCCTAGGGGAGAGCTCTATACGACCCAAAATATTAAATCGATTCTCAACATGCGTGACTTTATGGACACTATGCGAGCCAGTGGCGTGCAAACGGGTGGGCCAGCGGCGATAGGCCAAAGCGAGAAACAAGCTTTTGGTAATCAGTTGGATAGGTTTATTACTAAGCATCACAAGCGTTAA
- a CDS encoding nucleoside-diphosphate sugar epimerase, translating into MNAAIIGATGLVGQHLLQKLIDCGRYRHIWVLGRTPPALTHPSLVFTATKLNQLAHLTPPFAIDHSFCALGTTIKQAGSQAAFVAVDQRAVIDFVTLCDAKYSAVVTALGADANSKVFYNRVKGETEAALKLWAHDRQKQLQCYQPSLLLGKRKQSRLAEDIGQTLLPRIAPFMFGKWAKYRPIRAEQVAEAIVHFSANPPSDSSSYATTIDNAAMLALANANAYPVI; encoded by the coding sequence ATGAATGCAGCCATCATTGGCGCAACAGGACTGGTTGGCCAACACTTATTGCAAAAACTGATTGATTGCGGTCGCTACCGTCATATCTGGGTGCTTGGCAGAACGCCGCCAGCACTGACCCACCCAAGCCTAGTCTTTACCGCTACTAAGTTAAATCAATTGGCCCATCTTACGCCCCCCTTTGCTATCGACCATAGCTTTTGCGCGTTAGGCACCACGATTAAACAAGCGGGCAGCCAAGCGGCTTTTGTTGCTGTCGATCAGCGGGCCGTAATCGACTTCGTCACCTTGTGCGACGCAAAATACAGCGCGGTGGTGACTGCCTTAGGTGCTGACGCCAATAGCAAGGTGTTCTATAACCGTGTTAAGGGGGAGACTGAAGCTGCACTGAAGCTGTGGGCCCATGACCGCCAAAAACAGCTGCAGTGCTATCAGCCAAGTTTGTTGTTAGGTAAACGCAAGCAGAGTCGCTTGGCTGAAGATATAGGTCAAACACTCCTGCCGCGGATCGCCCCTTTTATGTTTGGTAAGTGGGCAAAGTATCGCCCTATTCGCGCAGAGCAAGTCGCCGAGGCCATTGTTCACTTTAGTGCTAATCCCCCCAGCGATAGCAGCTCCTACGCTACAACAATAGATAACGCTGCCATGCTGGCACTGGCGAATGCAAACGCCTACCCAGTAATTTAA
- a CDS encoding S41 family peptidase, with protein MKLLSKTLLSSLILSSLMLTGCSGGGSDSGTSSNNNGSIGTSSGSDLKWVEGEFPAYPQLANQCAASNASYELNEKLWLRSWSNDTYLWYNEITDRDPAPYGVIEYFQLLKTTELSASGNEKDQFHFSMPTSEWDQLNQSGASVGYGLKLNLQQASASTDRKVTVAYTEPGTPATSANIARGAVIVSINGVSVKDANDSDSINTLNQGLFPTTAGQQTQFAILDLGAAQTRNVTLTAQTVVSTPVQNVKALATPTGNVGYMQFNSHIATAERGLVDAVNQLQQLDVKDLVLDLRYNGGGLLAMASQLGYMIAGEQATENRIFERSTFNDKYPTTDPVTGQPLTPMPFIDQSIGFNSGLLGAGQALPTLDLQRLYVLTTDNTCSASEALMNSLRGIDVEVIQLGGTTCGKPYGFYPTPNCGETYFTVQFKGANDKGFGDYSDGFIPSTSPTLASEITGCQLADDFNHALGDKEERLLSAALYYRDNSRCPAVPASIAKVPAKPQFVDQGYMLQDTRLQNVLLNNRILTEVKQ; from the coding sequence ATGAAGTTACTCTCTAAAACCCTATTAAGCAGCCTTATACTATCAAGCCTAATGTTAACAGGATGCAGCGGTGGTGGCAGTGATTCTGGTACTAGCTCAAATAATAACGGCTCTATTGGAACGAGTTCTGGCAGCGATTTAAAATGGGTTGAAGGTGAGTTTCCCGCTTATCCACAATTAGCGAATCAATGCGCTGCCAGCAATGCAAGTTATGAGCTAAATGAGAAGCTTTGGTTACGTTCATGGAGTAACGATACCTATTTATGGTACAACGAAATCACCGATAGAGATCCTGCTCCCTATGGCGTGATTGAGTATTTTCAGCTATTGAAAACCACCGAATTGTCGGCATCGGGTAATGAGAAAGATCAGTTTCACTTCTCGATGCCTACGAGCGAATGGGATCAACTCAATCAATCAGGGGCATCAGTAGGGTATGGTTTAAAACTCAATCTACAACAGGCTAGCGCAAGCACAGATAGAAAAGTCACCGTTGCCTATACCGAACCAGGAACCCCAGCGACCAGTGCCAATATCGCTCGTGGCGCTGTTATTGTGAGCATCAATGGCGTCAGCGTTAAAGATGCCAACGATAGCGATTCAATAAACACCCTCAACCAAGGCTTGTTTCCTACGACAGCTGGCCAGCAAACCCAATTTGCAATCCTAGACTTAGGTGCGGCTCAAACCCGAAACGTCACCCTTACGGCACAAACCGTGGTATCAACACCGGTTCAAAATGTTAAAGCACTGGCCACACCAACGGGCAACGTAGGCTACATGCAATTTAATTCTCACATTGCCACCGCCGAACGTGGGCTCGTCGATGCGGTAAATCAACTACAACAACTTGACGTTAAGGATCTGGTACTCGATCTTCGCTATAACGGCGGCGGCCTGCTGGCGATGGCGAGTCAGTTAGGCTATATGATTGCTGGTGAGCAAGCGACCGAAAACCGTATCTTTGAGCGCAGCACCTTTAACGATAAATACCCAACGACAGATCCAGTAACTGGACAACCGCTAACGCCAATGCCATTTATCGATCAATCCATAGGGTTTAACTCTGGTTTACTCGGAGCAGGCCAAGCCTTACCCACACTTGATTTACAGCGCCTTTATGTCCTGACCACAGATAATACCTGCTCAGCAAGTGAAGCCTTGATGAACAGCTTACGCGGTATTGATGTTGAAGTGATTCAACTGGGTGGCACGACTTGTGGTAAACCTTATGGTTTCTACCCAACACCTAATTGTGGCGAGACCTATTTTACCGTGCAATTTAAAGGAGCTAATGACAAAGGCTTTGGCGACTACTCCGATGGCTTCATTCCTAGCACGAGCCCAACACTGGCTAGCGAAATTACTGGCTGCCAGTTGGCAGATGATTTTAACCATGCATTAGGTGACAAAGAGGAACGATTACTATCGGCAGCGCTTTATTATCGCGACAATAGTCGTTGCCCAGCTGTGCCAGCCTCGATAGCTAAAGTGCCAGCTAAGCCACAATTTGTTGATCAAGGTTATATGCTCCAAGATACCCGACTGCAAAATGTACTGCTTAATAACCGCATCTTAACTGAGGTAAAACAGTAA
- a CDS encoding putative porin: MKKSVTAVAILLGLSCMSAFAAQDNAFQHEAGINYLSNSEEFSDGIWNANYRYYVTPVAQSTSPYALNSFLAQTSNLGANYSNIDVVDVDSYGVDGTYVFASKWFVSANYQNYDYANFDFSTYGAEVGYYFNDSSAVSAFYTDGEDNYEEQYGLKVRSFLALQATAGVDLKATWTHSDSDDLLNLGADWYINNAWSVGAGYTRSDDDDAFDLRTAYWLRLSDNFSANFHLARVLDSDFDGVNIGLGLVGRF, translated from the coding sequence ATGAAAAAATCAGTTACAGCAGTTGCCATTCTTCTTGGACTTAGCTGCATGAGTGCTTTCGCAGCACAAGATAATGCTTTTCAACATGAAGCGGGTATCAATTATCTATCAAACTCAGAAGAGTTTAGCGATGGGATCTGGAATGCGAATTACCGTTACTATGTAACACCTGTTGCTCAAAGCACCAGTCCTTATGCGCTTAATAGCTTTTTAGCGCAAACGTCAAACTTAGGTGCTAACTACAGCAATATCGATGTTGTAGATGTTGATTCATACGGCGTCGATGGCACTTACGTTTTCGCTTCAAAATGGTTTGTATCAGCTAATTACCAAAATTATGACTACGCTAATTTCGATTTCAGTACTTATGGCGCTGAAGTGGGTTACTATTTTAATGATTCATCTGCGGTATCGGCTTTCTATACCGATGGCGAAGATAACTATGAAGAGCAGTATGGCCTAAAAGTGCGCAGTTTCTTGGCGCTGCAAGCTACTGCCGGTGTCGATCTTAAAGCGACTTGGACTCACAGCGATTCAGATGATCTGCTTAACCTAGGTGCCGATTGGTACATCAACAACGCTTGGTCAGTGGGCGCGGGTTATACTCGTAGTGATGACGATGATGCATTTGATCTAAGAACCGCTTATTGGTTGCGTCTGTCTGATAACTTCTCTGCTAATTTCCACCTTGCTCGCGTATTAGATTCAGACTTCGACGGCGTCAACATTGGTCTTGGGCTTGTTGGCCGTTTCTAA
- a CDS encoding tRNA (adenine(22)-N(1))-methyltransferase produces the protein MKLSQRLHTIASMIDSRYSHIWDCCCDHGLLGATLLKQGRCDAMHFVDIVPSITNSLIAKLGQFYPLAALSQQTWHVHCLDVHALPLAQYRSQSPHLVIIAGVGGELTASFVKAIRQHALAIGQSVEFILCPVHHTYQLREALSSLALGLINEHLITENKRFYEVLHLSSDATTPVSPVGDKIWSHHSTDINQHYLTRLLNHYRLAIKGATDEAHANMLREAISAYQALTPQQ, from the coding sequence TTGAAATTAAGTCAACGCTTACACACTATTGCCAGCATGATCGATAGCCGTTATAGCCATATTTGGGATTGCTGTTGCGATCATGGTTTGCTGGGTGCCACCTTGCTAAAACAAGGGCGATGCGATGCCATGCATTTTGTCGATATTGTGCCATCTATCACCAATAGCCTGATTGCAAAACTTGGACAGTTTTACCCCTTAGCCGCTCTATCACAACAAACATGGCATGTTCACTGTCTCGACGTTCACGCGCTGCCTTTAGCACAATACCGCAGTCAGTCTCCTCACCTAGTGATTATTGCAGGAGTGGGTGGTGAACTCACAGCAAGCTTTGTGAAGGCGATACGGCAACACGCCTTGGCTATCGGACAAAGTGTGGAGTTTATTCTCTGCCCTGTTCACCACACCTATCAATTAAGGGAAGCCCTCTCTTCGCTAGCGCTAGGTCTAATTAATGAACACTTAATCACTGAAAACAAACGTTTCTACGAAGTGCTGCACCTGTCTAGTGATGCCACAACACCTGTCTCACCGGTGGGCGACAAAATATGGTCACACCACAGTACCGACATCAACCAACACTACCTTACTCGGCTGCTGAACCATTATCGTCTCGCAATTAAAGGCGCGACTGATGAAGCGCACGCTAACATGCTCCGCGAGGCAATTAGTGCTTACCAAGCATTAACCCCTCAACAATAA
- a CDS encoding DUF599 domain-containing protein → MGYSLFDFIAVLCFFTCWIGYARFARKKAKTTNCIAKCLHQHRIHWMHQLIGREVRVAEAALLANLERNITFFASTTMLVLAGVLTLFAQVERLESVIASIPLTAPPVHLLIQLKLGLLTFIFVMAFFQFTWSMRQYGFLNVMIGATPIDKSGTSKALMEYASQMAIVQDQAAHSYNYGLRSYYFAMAVLSWFFHPLLFIVASLVVVYTLYRREFKSKAVLAITAGMQILDAQKQLTDDKLNAKTGST, encoded by the coding sequence ATGGGATATTCGTTATTCGATTTTATTGCGGTACTGTGCTTCTTTACCTGTTGGATTGGTTATGCTCGTTTTGCGAGAAAAAAAGCCAAAACCACTAACTGTATTGCTAAGTGTTTACATCAGCACAGAATTCATTGGATGCATCAGCTCATTGGTCGAGAGGTCAGAGTCGCTGAGGCGGCATTACTTGCCAACTTAGAGCGTAATATTACTTTTTTTGCGTCTACGACGATGTTGGTGCTTGCCGGTGTGTTGACACTATTTGCACAGGTTGAGCGATTAGAAAGTGTGATAGCTTCAATTCCGCTTACCGCGCCGCCAGTGCACCTGCTTATTCAACTTAAGTTAGGTCTATTGACCTTTATTTTTGTGATGGCCTTTTTCCAGTTTACCTGGTCGATGCGTCAATATGGTTTTTTGAACGTCATGATTGGGGCGACTCCTATAGATAAGAGCGGCACGAGTAAAGCCTTGATGGAGTACGCTAGTCAGATGGCGATAGTACAAGATCAGGCTGCACATTCTTATAACTATGGCTTGCGGTCTTACTATTTTGCCATGGCTGTGCTGAGTTGGTTCTTTCACCCACTGCTGTTTATCGTCGCGAGTCTCGTGGTGGTTTATACCTTGTATCGCCGCGAGTTTAAGTCAAAGGCCGTGCTTGCCATTACCGCCGGAATGCAGATCTTAGATGCGCAAAAGCAGCTTACGGACGATAAGCTCAACGCAAAAACCGGTTCAACATAG
- the rsmS gene encoding pleiotropic regulatory protein RsmS: MTQASGNPDTAESGLSQASDEIKLAVDLIYLLESHEIEPSVALEALEIVKQDLQAKLSKE, translated from the coding sequence ATGACACAAGCATCGGGTAACCCGGACACCGCTGAGAGTGGCCTCAGTCAAGCAAGTGATGAAATAAAGCTAGCCGTCGACCTTATTTATCTTCTGGAGAGTCATGAGATTGAGCCAAGTGTTGCGCTGGAGGCATTAGAAATAGTAAAACAAGATCTGCAAGCAAAATTGAGCAAAGAGTAA
- a CDS encoding NUDIX hydrolase, translating to MRLLKSTIHPALNAPHRQAIAGRGFHRQAARGIILRGEEVLMLYTERYHDYSIPGGGVDEGEDVRQGLIRELEEETGAHNINIVAEFGRYEEFRPWYKDDFDFVHMESFCFVCTIDETLKETRLEAHEIQNGMRPVWINIHDAIAHNEHTMAHCDKKGMSIERETFLLKRVVAELL from the coding sequence ATGCGCCTACTAAAATCGACCATCCACCCAGCACTTAATGCCCCGCATCGCCAAGCCATCGCAGGTAGAGGCTTTCATCGCCAAGCGGCACGCGGCATCATCTTAAGGGGCGAAGAGGTCCTCATGCTCTACACCGAACGCTACCATGATTACAGCATTCCGGGCGGAGGTGTCGATGAAGGCGAAGATGTTCGCCAAGGGTTGATCCGTGAACTCGAAGAGGAAACTGGCGCGCATAATATTAATATCGTGGCTGAGTTTGGGCGCTATGAAGAGTTTCGCCCTTGGTACAAAGACGATTTTGACTTTGTGCATATGGAGTCATTTTGCTTTGTGTGCACCATAGATGAAACACTCAAAGAGACGCGGCTTGAAGCCCATGAAATTCAAAATGGCATGCGCCCAGTTTGGATCAATATCCATGATGCAATCGCCCACAATGAGCACACCATGGCTCATTGCGATAAAAAAGGAATGTCGATAGAGCGTGAAACATTTCTGCTAAAGCGAGTTGTAGCAGAACTACTCTAA
- a CDS encoding TonB-dependent receptor plug domain-containing protein — MRLTVTALAVSSALIIPTVHAEEQQATFEKIEIIGSRIALRTATDSVAPVDIITAEQLESTGMTETAKALQFAAPSYSFPFSSVTDGSDAVRPASLRGLSPDHTLVLVNGKRRHGSALVHLSGTVGKGSSNVDLNAIPMTAIKRIEILRDGASAQYGSDAIAGVINVVLKDSNQGGSVSAQAGQTYLGDGEQWRVGVNHGINLSDDGFVNISLEAHHKNSTNRAGLDPRQQYPKLADGSADPREATFNRKSHQVGDAEYDNLGLFINGAKSISSNGELYAFGGISQRETKSGAFYRRALDKRNLTEIYPDGFLPQINPKIIDASVVLGYEFTLGEWNIDTSLGHGENSFNYNIDNTLNASLGPSSPTEFDAGTLSTRETNVNIDVSRYFDFANDSEILFAAGISWRQNGYQIEAGESGSYLNGGFDNRAAGSQGFTGFTPESEVDETRDNTGVYVELENQLTDDFYWAAALRYEDYSDFGGNTSWKLAGRYDFTDNLALRGTINTGFRAPSVQQLYFSNISTLFNPDPVTGQLIPTESGTFNTLSPVTTALGINELDPELSQSFSLGLVYRNDTGLAVTLDAYQISVDDRIILSSSVTPDDSPAVAQALAGTNAESARFFINAVDTRTRGVDLVVSQDFDIGSWGDLRANLAYAYNKTEIQHIHFPQVLDGVGEELFDRIEQTRMTSATPNNTGNIGLTHELGDFKTNVRVSYFGDYTVGYSTGDVNYSDQWIMDMSVRYAATDALSFTAGVQNLFDVYPEKRPDSNNFNGIFVYPLTNTPFGFNGGYFFLEAKYTY, encoded by the coding sequence ATGCGTTTAACTGTTACCGCATTGGCAGTGTCATCTGCATTAATTATTCCCACCGTCCACGCCGAAGAGCAACAAGCCACTTTCGAGAAAATCGAGATCATAGGTTCACGTATCGCTCTGCGTACAGCGACAGATAGTGTCGCCCCGGTAGATATTATTACCGCGGAGCAGCTTGAATCGACGGGGATGACAGAAACGGCTAAGGCGCTGCAATTTGCCGCACCAAGTTACAGTTTCCCATTTTCATCGGTTACCGATGGTTCCGATGCAGTGCGCCCCGCGAGCTTGCGCGGCCTATCACCCGATCACACCTTAGTGCTCGTTAATGGTAAGCGTCGCCACGGTTCAGCCCTAGTGCATTTAAGTGGCACTGTCGGCAAAGGTTCATCCAACGTCGATTTAAACGCGATACCGATGACGGCCATTAAACGTATTGAAATTCTCCGTGACGGTGCATCTGCGCAATACGGTTCCGATGCCATTGCTGGTGTAATTAATGTCGTGCTAAAAGATAGCAATCAAGGCGGTAGTGTATCCGCTCAAGCTGGCCAGACTTACTTAGGTGATGGTGAGCAATGGCGCGTGGGTGTAAACCACGGCATTAATTTGAGTGACGATGGTTTTGTTAATATCTCTCTCGAAGCGCACCACAAAAATAGTACTAATCGAGCAGGATTAGATCCGCGCCAACAATATCCTAAATTAGCTGATGGTTCGGCCGATCCTCGCGAAGCCACGTTTAACCGTAAGAGCCATCAAGTCGGTGATGCTGAATATGACAACTTAGGCTTGTTTATCAATGGGGCAAAGTCAATTTCAAGCAATGGTGAGCTGTATGCTTTCGGCGGCATCAGTCAACGTGAAACTAAATCAGGCGCTTTTTATCGCAGAGCACTCGATAAACGTAACTTAACCGAAATCTATCCAGATGGTTTCTTGCCGCAAATCAACCCAAAGATTATCGACGCCTCCGTGGTGCTTGGTTATGAATTCACGCTAGGTGAGTGGAACATCGATACATCGCTAGGCCATGGCGAAAATTCATTTAACTACAATATTGATAACACCCTAAACGCCTCCTTAGGCCCGAGTAGCCCAACCGAGTTTGATGCGGGCACACTAAGCACTCGTGAAACCAATGTCAATATCGATGTATCTCGCTATTTTGATTTTGCCAATGACTCAGAGATCCTATTTGCTGCTGGTATTTCTTGGCGTCAAAATGGCTACCAAATCGAGGCTGGCGAGAGTGGTTCTTATCTCAATGGCGGTTTTGATAATCGCGCCGCGGGTAGCCAAGGCTTTACTGGCTTTACCCCTGAATCTGAAGTCGATGAAACCCGAGATAATACTGGTGTTTATGTCGAACTCGAAAACCAGTTAACCGATGATTTTTATTGGGCCGCCGCACTGCGTTACGAAGACTATTCTGACTTCGGCGGTAATACCAGCTGGAAACTAGCAGGCCGTTATGACTTTACCGATAACCTAGCACTGCGCGGAACAATCAATACTGGCTTTAGAGCACCGAGTGTACAGCAACTCTACTTTAGCAATATCTCGACCTTGTTTAACCCAGATCCTGTAACGGGTCAGCTGATACCTACAGAATCTGGTACATTCAATACCCTATCACCCGTGACTACAGCGCTGGGCATCAATGAACTCGATCCCGAGCTCTCGCAATCTTTCAGCTTAGGTCTAGTCTATCGCAATGACACAGGCTTAGCAGTGACCTTAGATGCATATCAAATCTCTGTAGATGATCGCATCATTCTGTCGAGCTCTGTCACTCCCGATGACTCACCAGCCGTTGCCCAAGCGTTAGCCGGAACCAATGCAGAATCGGCACGCTTTTTCATCAACGCTGTCGATACTCGTACCCGCGGTGTCGATCTTGTGGTCAGCCAAGATTTTGATATCGGTTCTTGGGGCGACCTACGTGCCAACTTAGCCTATGCCTACAACAAAACTGAAATCCAACACATTCATTTCCCACAAGTCTTGGACGGCGTAGGTGAAGAGTTGTTTGATCGTATTGAGCAGACTCGCATGACCTCGGCAACGCCAAATAACACGGGCAACATAGGTCTCACCCATGAACTCGGTGACTTCAAGACTAATGTTCGTGTTAGCTACTTTGGCGACTACACTGTGGGTTATTCAACTGGCGACGTGAATTATAGCGATCAATGGATTATGGATATGTCGGTACGATACGCTGCTACCGATGCGTTAAGCTTTACGGCTGGCGTGCAAAATCTATTTGATGTTTATCCAGAAAAGCGCCCTGATAGTAATAACTTCAATGGTATCTTCGTCTACCCATTAACCAACACGCCATTTGGCTTTAATGGGGGTTACTTCTTCTTAGAAGCGAAATATACCTACTAA
- a CDS encoding S8 family serine peptidase → MKLTRLASAVMAISVGMSTQAFADDDRYIIQVDNGNKGVVKALAKKLGAQIHVDGNGFIAATFTGKDLLQVKGLLNNPHVKLVEADQRRHLMGFSDDAGNPMTQQVTPYAVYQSQADQVSFNSAAGMKVCIIDSGLDASNPDFVWNNISGNNDSGTGNWNENGGPHGTHVAGTIGAADNNIGVVGMAPGVDMHIIKVFNADGWGYSSDLAQATNLCSAAGANIISMSLGGGGANSTESNAFQAFVDAGGLVVAAAGNDGNNVRSYPAGYPSVMMVGANDANNNIADFSQFPTCTSGRGPKASSDENICVEVTAGGVDTLSTYPAGMATASNLTADGGYVASSAMENSGTVTGNTYFMGTAEATDAGANGNVCIIDRGVISFHDKVANCENSGGIGAVIINNEPGMLYGTLGDTNATSIPAVGAAQEDRAALTAAASVTVDISTADYGFMSGTSMATPAVSGIAALVWSNHNECTGSEIREALKATALDGGAAGNDVYFGYGIVQAAAADAYLTANGCAGGDNGGGTGGGGDFTLSANGYKSKGVKTVDLTFSGAAGTNVDVYRDNSKIATTAASTTYTDTINGKGGGTYTYKACDAGTSNCTADVTVVF, encoded by the coding sequence ATGAAGTTAACAAGATTAGCAAGTGCCGTGATGGCAATTAGCGTTGGCATGTCGACACAAGCTTTTGCTGATGATGACCGTTACATCATCCAAGTAGACAATGGTAACAAGGGTGTAGTGAAGGCGTTAGCAAAGAAACTAGGCGCACAGATCCATGTCGATGGTAATGGCTTTATTGCTGCGACATTCACAGGTAAAGACTTATTACAGGTGAAAGGGCTGTTAAATAATCCGCATGTTAAGTTGGTTGAAGCAGATCAGCGCCGTCATCTGATGGGCTTTAGTGATGATGCTGGTAATCCAATGACACAGCAGGTGACGCCTTATGCTGTATATCAATCGCAAGCCGATCAGGTTAGCTTCAACAGTGCTGCAGGTATGAAGGTCTGTATCATTGATTCGGGACTTGATGCGTCAAACCCTGATTTTGTTTGGAACAATATTAGCGGTAACAATGATTCAGGTACTGGAAATTGGAATGAAAATGGTGGCCCACATGGAACTCATGTAGCGGGTACAATAGGTGCGGCTGACAACAATATTGGTGTTGTTGGTATGGCGCCTGGCGTTGATATGCACATCATTAAAGTGTTCAATGCTGATGGTTGGGGTTATTCATCAGATCTAGCACAAGCGACCAATCTTTGTAGTGCAGCGGGTGCTAACATCATTAGTATGAGTTTAGGCGGTGGCGGCGCTAACTCAACTGAATCTAATGCGTTTCAAGCTTTCGTTGATGCAGGTGGCCTAGTGGTTGCTGCAGCAGGTAACGACGGTAACAATGTTCGCTCATATCCAGCGGGTTACCCATCGGTCATGATGGTAGGGGCTAATGATGCTAACAACAACATTGCTGACTTTTCACAATTCCCAACTTGTACTTCGGGTCGTGGACCTAAGGCATCATCAGATGAAAACATCTGTGTTGAAGTTACCGCTGGTGGCGTAGATACGCTGTCTACTTATCCTGCAGGCATGGCTACAGCCTCTAATCTGACTGCTGATGGTGGATATGTAGCTAGTAGCGCAATGGAGAATTCAGGCACTGTAACAGGTAACACATACTTTATGGGAACCGCCGAAGCTACAGATGCTGGTGCGAACGGTAATGTCTGTATCATCGACCGTGGCGTGATCTCTTTTCACGATAAAGTGGCTAACTGTGAAAACTCTGGCGGTATCGGCGCCGTTATCATTAACAATGAACCTGGGATGCTGTACGGCACCTTAGGTGACACTAATGCGACGAGTATTCCAGCTGTGGGTGCAGCGCAAGAAGATCGCGCGGCGTTAACTGCGGCAGCTTCTGTCACGGTTGACATTAGCACGGCCGACTATGGTTTTATGAGTGGAACCTCGATGGCAACGCCAGCGGTATCGGGTATTGCAGCCTTAGTTTGGTCTAACCATAACGAATGTACTGGTAGCGAGATCCGTGAAGCGCTTAAAGCAACAGCGCTAGATGGTGGTGCAGCAGGTAATGATGTCTACTTCGGTTACGGTATCGTTCAGGCGGCTGCGGCAGATGCATACCTAACGGCCAATGGTTGCGCCGGTGGCGATAATGGCGGTGGAACAGGTGGTGGAGGTGATTTCACTCTTTCTGCCAATGGTTATAAGAGCAAAGGTGTGAAAACGGTTGATTTAACCTTTAGTGGTGCAGCTGGGACTAATGTCGATGTGTATCGTGATAACAGCAAAATTGCGACCACAGCAGCTAGCACTACTTATACCGATACCATTAATGGCAAGGGCGGCGGAACATACACTTATAAAGCGTGTGATGCAGGCACATCAAACTGTACCGCTGATGTGACCGTGGTTTTCTAA